A single genomic interval of Spirosoma linguale DSM 74 harbors:
- a CDS encoding response regulator receiver protein (PFAM: response regulator receiver~SMART: response regulator receiver~KEGG: pat:Patl_0424 response regulator receiver protein), whose protein sequence is MAFHSPSGSSYTDAPAVWVVDDDEDDRLFISSAFEDVERPVSVITLTDGDQLLPELASCERLPQLILLDINMNRQNGFDTLTQLRSTPTFAHLPVVMFSTSSDNIDRQRSLALGANQFMTKPANYNQLVSVVKGLADTWAFA, encoded by the coding sequence ATGGCTTTCCATTCGCCTTCGGGTTCGAGCTATACAGATGCTCCCGCCGTTTGGGTTGTTGACGATGATGAGGACGACCGCCTGTTTATTAGCTCTGCTTTCGAAGATGTCGAACGCCCCGTCAGCGTAATTACGCTGACTGATGGTGATCAACTCCTGCCCGAGCTAGCCAGTTGTGAGCGCCTGCCTCAATTGATCTTGCTGGATATTAACATGAACCGGCAGAACGGATTTGATACCCTGACGCAACTCCGCAGTACCCCTACGTTCGCCCATTTGCCCGTTGTGATGTTTTCTACCTCGTCCGATAACATCGATCGGCAGCGAAGCCTGGCGCTGGGAGCCAACCAGTTTATGACCAAGCCCGCCAATTACAACCAACTCGTTTCGGTAGTGAAAGGATTGGCCGATACCTGGGCATTTGCCTGA